One window of the Pseudofrankia sp. DC12 genome contains the following:
- the proB gene encoding glutamate 5-kinase: MRSFVQNAQRIVVKVGSSSLTSAAGGLDAERLGALVRAVRPLAGGRLVLVSSGAIAAGLAPLGLSRRPRDLATLQAAASVGQSALVHQYAEAFSQSGHKVGQVLLTATDVVRRAHYRNARTALDRLLELGIVPIINENDAVATQEIRFGDNDRLAAIVAHLVSADLLVLLSDVDGVYDANPRLGPANLVREVRSDADLDGLSVKGAGAAGVGTGGMATKIDAARMAASGGVTTIVTSTARAAEALTGAEVGTVFYPTGPRRAARLLWLAHATAPMGRLHLDAGAVAAVVGRSASLLPAGVTSVDGDFSAGDPVELVDPAGRPIARGLVAFDADELPGMLGRGTAELAADLGPGYDREVVHRDDLVLLLPSR, translated from the coding sequence GTGCGTTCGTTCGTCCAGAACGCGCAGCGGATCGTCGTCAAGGTCGGGTCGTCGTCGCTGACGAGTGCCGCCGGCGGCCTGGACGCCGAGCGGCTCGGTGCCCTGGTCCGGGCTGTCCGCCCGCTCGCCGGCGGACGGCTGGTGCTGGTGTCGTCCGGCGCGATCGCGGCCGGTCTCGCCCCGTTGGGCCTGTCCCGCCGGCCGCGTGACCTGGCGACCCTGCAGGCGGCCGCGAGCGTCGGGCAGAGCGCGCTGGTGCACCAGTACGCGGAGGCGTTCAGCCAGTCTGGCCACAAGGTCGGCCAGGTGCTGCTGACCGCGACCGACGTGGTCCGCCGCGCTCACTACCGCAATGCCCGCACCGCCCTGGACCGGCTGCTGGAGCTCGGCATCGTCCCGATCATCAACGAGAACGACGCGGTCGCCACGCAGGAGATCCGGTTCGGCGACAACGACCGGCTCGCGGCCATCGTCGCCCACCTGGTGTCCGCGGACCTGCTGGTGCTGCTGTCCGACGTCGACGGCGTCTACGACGCGAACCCCCGGCTCGGGCCGGCGAACCTGGTGCGCGAGGTCCGCTCGGACGCGGATCTCGACGGCCTGTCGGTCAAGGGCGCCGGCGCGGCCGGCGTCGGCACCGGCGGGATGGCGACGAAGATCGACGCTGCGCGGATGGCGGCGTCCGGCGGGGTGACCACGATCGTCACGTCGACGGCCAGGGCGGCGGAGGCACTGACGGGCGCCGAGGTCGGCACGGTCTTCTACCCGACCGGCCCGCGCCGAGCCGCCCGGCTGCTCTGGCTCGCGCACGCGACCGCGCCGATGGGCCGCCTGCACCTGGACGCCGGCGCGGTCGCCGCGGTGGTGGGGCGCAGCGCGTCCCTGCTGCCCGCCGGCGTGACCTCGGTGGATGGCGACTTCTCCGCCGGCGACCCGGTCGAGCTGGTAGACCCGGCCGGGCGTCCCATCGCCCGTGGGCTGGTCGCCTTCGACGCGGACGAGCTGCCCGGCATGCTCGGCCGCGGCACCGCCGAGCTGGCCGCCGACCTCGGCCCGGGCTACGACCGCGAGGTCGTCCATCGCGACGACCTCGTCCTGCTGCTGCCCTCCCGCTGA
- a CDS encoding exonuclease SbcCD subunit D yields MLVLHTSDWHLGRRLHGFDLAAAQAAYVDHLVQVTRTERVDLVVVAGDVHDRAIPPVGALRLFDEALSRLRDTGAQVVVISGNHDAAARLGDKAGLLDPRVSIRTDPARLASAVVVEDRFGPVRVYPVPYLEPAAVTDVLPAVDDPADELDADVDLDAGAQERTGEPAPGLPSPAVIEGPAEPPFPGMVSLFDEDELAPSLVPAVPRPPAFHDGRRRARATALTHAATMRRAMAAVRADLADHPGARSVVVAHAWVTGATGSDSERDLGVGGAAHVPAALFDGITYAALGHLHRPQRVLGRADLRYSGSPLAYSFSETQDAKASLLVELGPAGLARVEPVPVPVHRRMTVLRGPIEQLLTRLEYGEHVEDLVAVVLTDDARPVDAMSRLRARFPHTLVLRHEPEHAPAPDSRTFMQRTRGRDDLGVAADFVDFARGRPADADERAQLAEALTAATTWADARGEA; encoded by the coding sequence ATGCTCGTCCTGCACACGTCCGACTGGCACCTCGGACGGCGCCTGCACGGCTTCGACCTCGCCGCCGCGCAGGCCGCGTACGTCGACCACCTCGTTCAGGTGACCCGCACCGAGCGGGTCGACCTCGTCGTGGTCGCCGGCGACGTGCACGACCGCGCGATCCCCCCGGTGGGCGCGCTACGGCTGTTCGACGAGGCACTGTCCCGGCTGCGCGACACCGGCGCCCAGGTGGTCGTCATCAGCGGCAACCACGACGCCGCCGCGCGCCTCGGCGACAAGGCCGGGCTGCTCGACCCCCGGGTCAGCATCCGCACCGATCCGGCCCGGCTGGCGTCCGCGGTCGTCGTCGAGGACAGGTTCGGGCCGGTCCGGGTCTACCCGGTCCCCTACCTGGAGCCGGCCGCCGTCACCGACGTGCTTCCCGCGGTGGATGACCCGGCCGACGAGCTCGACGCCGACGTGGACCTCGACGCTGGAGCGCAGGAGCGAACTGGCGAGCCCGCACCGGGGCTGCCGTCCCCGGCTGTGATTGAGGGGCCAGCCGAGCCCCCCTTCCCGGGCATGGTCTCGCTGTTCGACGAGGACGAGCTCGCCCCGAGCCTGGTGCCCGCCGTCCCCCGCCCGCCGGCGTTCCACGACGGGCGCCGCCGGGCCCGGGCCACGGCGCTGACGCACGCCGCGACGATGCGCCGAGCGATGGCCGCCGTCCGGGCGGACCTGGCCGACCATCCCGGCGCCCGGTCGGTCGTCGTCGCGCACGCGTGGGTCACCGGGGCCACCGGCAGCGACAGTGAGCGCGACCTCGGCGTCGGCGGCGCAGCGCACGTGCCCGCGGCCCTGTTCGACGGCATCACCTATGCGGCGCTCGGCCACCTGCACCGCCCGCAGCGCGTCCTCGGCCGAGCCGACCTGCGCTACAGCGGCTCGCCGCTGGCCTACTCGTTCTCCGAGACGCAGGACGCGAAGGCCTCGCTGCTCGTCGAGCTCGGACCAGCGGGACTGGCCCGCGTCGAGCCGGTCCCGGTGCCGGTGCACCGCCGGATGACGGTCCTGCGCGGCCCGATCGAGCAGCTGCTCACCCGGCTGGAGTACGGCGAGCACGTCGAGGACCTGGTGGCGGTGGTACTGACCGACGACGCCCGCCCCGTCGACGCGATGAGCCGGCTGCGCGCCCGGTTCCCGCACACCCTGGTGCTGCGGCACGAGCCCGAGCATGCCCCGGCGCCCGACAGCCGGACGTTCATGCAGCGGACCCGTGGACGCGACGACCTCGGCGTCGCCGCGGACTTCGTCGACTTCGCGCGGGGCAGGCCCGCCGACGCGGACGAACGCGCCCAGCTGGCCGAGGCTCTGACCGCCGCGACGACCTGGGCCGATGCCCGCGGGGAGGCCTGA
- the rpmA gene encoding 50S ribosomal protein L27: protein MAHKKGASSSRNGRDSNAQRLGVKRFGGQYVKAGEILVRQRGTHFHPGALVGRGKDDTLFALAEGHVQFGTRGGRRVINVLALEPAA from the coding sequence ATGGCGCACAAGAAGGGCGCGAGCTCCTCGCGCAACGGTCGTGACTCCAACGCCCAGCGACTGGGCGTGAAGCGGTTCGGTGGCCAGTATGTGAAGGCGGGCGAGATCCTCGTCCGTCAGCGCGGCACCCACTTCCACCCGGGCGCGCTGGTCGGGCGCGGCAAGGACGACACGCTGTTCGCCCTGGCCGAGGGCCACGTCCAGTTCGGCACCCGCGGTGGCCGCCGGGTGATCAACGTGCTCGCGCTGGAGCCCGCGGCCTAG
- the obgE gene encoding GTPase ObgE, with product MPTFVDRVVLHAAAGDGGHGCASIHREKFKPLGGPDGGNGGRGGDIRLVVDPGVTTLLDFHFHPHRRATGGRPGQGSNKSGADGEDLILPVPDGTVVLTPDGEEIVDLVGFGSSFVLAQGGRGGRGNAALASARRKAPGFAELGEPGESLEAVLELKSVADVALVGYPSAGKSSLVSVLSAAKPKIADYPFTTLVPNLGVAQAGDLPPYTVADVPGLIPGASQGRGLGLEFLRHIERCSMIVHVLDCATLEPDRDPLSDLDTIEHELAAYSTGLAGRPRLVVLNKIDVPDARELAEMVTADLRARGLEVFSISSATREGVRQLSLYLAGMVAEHRRSTPAQAATRIVLRPKAVNEVEFAVRALDGGYVVTGAKPLRWVRQTDFSNDEAIGFLADRLARLGVETELAKLGAEPGAEVTIGDVTFDWEPTLSGRGALAQYATGRAEAETAGVATVGGSGNRRATEPVMGPRGSDDRLRTSVRLTRAERLARRAGVAVDDDAQAAFEAAGDGDDEVFVDEDGVVTRTGARDVGWDDAVWNDDEGSADGNWADNDDEDDEDRDGEADGGPTVVWVGDDGRETTVPPAAAHDED from the coding sequence GTGCCGACGTTCGTCGACCGGGTGGTTCTGCACGCCGCCGCCGGTGACGGCGGGCACGGGTGCGCGTCCATCCACCGGGAGAAGTTCAAGCCGCTGGGCGGCCCCGACGGTGGGAACGGCGGCCGAGGGGGCGACATCCGCCTCGTCGTCGACCCGGGCGTCACCACCCTCCTGGACTTCCACTTCCACCCGCACCGCCGGGCCACCGGCGGCCGGCCCGGTCAGGGCTCCAACAAGAGCGGCGCCGACGGGGAGGACCTGATCCTCCCGGTTCCCGACGGCACGGTCGTGCTCACGCCGGACGGCGAGGAGATCGTCGACCTGGTCGGGTTCGGTAGCTCGTTCGTGCTCGCGCAGGGTGGCCGCGGCGGCCGGGGGAACGCCGCGCTCGCCTCGGCCCGGCGCAAGGCGCCCGGGTTCGCTGAGCTGGGTGAGCCTGGGGAGAGCCTCGAGGCCGTCCTGGAGCTGAAGTCGGTCGCCGACGTGGCGCTGGTCGGCTACCCGAGCGCCGGCAAGTCGTCACTGGTGTCGGTGCTGTCCGCGGCCAAGCCGAAGATCGCCGACTACCCGTTCACCACCCTCGTTCCGAACCTCGGCGTGGCGCAGGCCGGTGACCTGCCGCCCTACACCGTCGCCGACGTGCCAGGCCTCATCCCGGGTGCGAGCCAGGGCCGCGGCCTGGGGCTGGAGTTCCTGCGCCACATCGAGCGCTGCTCGATGATCGTGCACGTTCTCGACTGCGCGACCCTCGAACCGGACCGGGACCCGCTCTCCGACCTCGACACCATCGAGCACGAGCTGGCGGCGTACTCGACCGGTCTCGCCGGCCGGCCGCGCCTCGTCGTCCTCAACAAGATCGATGTGCCGGACGCCCGGGAGCTCGCGGAGATGGTCACCGCCGACCTGCGGGCCCGGGGCCTGGAGGTCTTCTCGATCAGCTCGGCCACCCGGGAGGGCGTGCGGCAGCTGTCGCTGTACCTCGCCGGAATGGTCGCCGAGCACCGCCGGTCCACGCCGGCCCAGGCGGCGACGCGGATCGTGCTGCGCCCGAAGGCCGTGAACGAGGTCGAGTTCGCGGTCCGTGCGCTGGACGGCGGTTACGTCGTCACCGGTGCGAAGCCGCTGCGCTGGGTGCGCCAGACCGACTTCAGCAACGACGAGGCGATCGGGTTCCTCGCCGACCGGCTCGCTCGGCTCGGCGTCGAGACGGAGCTCGCGAAGCTCGGCGCCGAGCCGGGCGCCGAGGTCACCATCGGTGACGTCACCTTCGACTGGGAGCCGACGCTGTCCGGCCGCGGTGCGCTGGCCCAGTACGCGACGGGCCGTGCCGAGGCGGAGACCGCGGGGGTGGCCACCGTCGGTGGCAGCGGCAACCGGCGCGCCACCGAGCCCGTGATGGGCCCGCGCGGCAGCGACGACCGGCTGCGCACGTCGGTCCGGCTGACCCGCGCCGAGCGGCTGGCCCGCCGGGCCGGCGTGGCCGTCGACGACGACGCCCAGGCCGCGTTCGAGGCGGCGGGGGATGGCGACGACGAGGTCTTCGTCGACGAGGACGGTGTCGTCACCCGGACCGGCGCGCGCGACGTGGGCTGGGACGACGCCGTGTGGAACGACGACGAGGGCTCGGCCGACGGGAACTGGGCCGACAACGACGACGAGGATGACGAGGACCGGGACGGCGAGGCGGACGGCGGCCCGACGGTCGTCTGGGTCGGCGACGACGGCCGGGAGACGACTGTGCCTCCCGCCGCGGCCCACGACGAGGACTGA
- a CDS encoding AAA family ATPase: MRPHRLELVAFGAFPGEVDLDLDRLGAGGLVLLCGETGGGKTTLLDALGFALFGTVPGLRGVRDLRSHHASPDVAPRVRLEYSVPAGRFRVTRSPGWDRPRRRGDGTQRQHPTALLERWTGSGWAPDATRNEDVGLEVNGHLGMRPEQFFQVVMLPQGRFADFLHADNDAREALLKQLFSVGRFERVEQWLADRAKRAADDHGLARQDLDRVHAKVTEAAGRPDAGDATAEAVGSGRGGATDDPPGPDWARALANDAAATAATADRHRDETGQLREQAERALAATREAVRRAEERARLLARLAELDEQAPLVAELATELAAAARAGAVSRAITETLRRGAEATQAEGTQAQARAAAAAAAVAAGDGSAGDRPRVRPDATADELATLAADAHAESGRLERFGLVLDAARDDETQADLADREALGHAQAAAIRETEIATTLPARRRVAQGQADAARRAARLAPALAERSRQLSDLADAVREHRRALAESTDTAASATQARTRAIELRQQRFDAITAELAAALADDTPCPVCGALDHPDPAEVRADHVSKDAEQEAEQEANRREAAAGAARDRVAGLTGRVRTLRAAALRSPAALADDETDRTDASTDETATGRPHQGVGEPGTAGAGEQGPGEDPAAAVAEMLADLRGTLLDEAVLLAADDAPADVAEPDRTAGEIHAAARAFAAAAAQAASGARDLAEAEADLAALVESQTRAHTDLATHRAEERAAGLRAAAARDRAAAARATVPPALRDPARLASQVDAVARFARACTHAEQAVRAAARAHDELRRAEAAATDAATEAGFADPGAALAAVREPVWLADAQARVQAHHDERVETRSRLAAPDPATTDPATTDPAAGDPAAADDPSAHLDRHERAAAAARTAHEQAWASAATAAQRARRLAELVDEFARAHAALAPRRAAAEQLRQLADLTAGRAPANQHGMPLSSYVLAARLEEVAQAASRRLAAMSGGRYTLVHDTGERRDRRRKAGLGLLVVDAWTGRSRPTATLSGGETFQAALSLALGLADVVSTEAGGHAIDTLFVDEGFGTLDPDSLDEVMNVLDELRAGGRLVGVVSHVADLRLRIPTQIQVRKGPSGSTVETTA; this comes from the coding sequence ATGCGCCCGCACCGGCTGGAGCTGGTCGCGTTCGGCGCCTTCCCGGGTGAGGTCGACCTCGACCTCGACCGGCTCGGCGCCGGTGGGCTGGTGCTGCTGTGCGGCGAGACCGGCGGCGGCAAGACGACGCTGCTCGACGCCCTCGGGTTCGCGCTCTTCGGCACCGTCCCCGGCCTGCGGGGCGTGCGCGACCTGCGGTCACATCACGCCTCACCGGACGTCGCCCCACGGGTGCGGCTGGAGTACTCGGTGCCGGCCGGGCGCTTCCGGGTCACCCGGTCGCCCGGCTGGGACCGGCCGCGGCGACGCGGCGACGGCACCCAGCGCCAGCACCCGACCGCGCTGCTCGAGCGGTGGACCGGCTCGGGCTGGGCGCCGGACGCCACCCGCAACGAGGACGTGGGCCTGGAGGTCAACGGGCACCTCGGCATGCGGCCGGAGCAGTTCTTCCAGGTCGTGATGCTCCCCCAGGGCCGGTTCGCCGACTTCCTGCATGCCGACAATGACGCCCGCGAGGCGCTGCTCAAGCAGCTGTTCAGCGTCGGGCGGTTCGAGCGCGTCGAGCAGTGGCTCGCCGACCGGGCCAAGCGCGCCGCCGACGACCACGGCCTCGCCCGCCAGGACCTCGACCGGGTCCATGCCAAGGTCACCGAGGCGGCGGGCCGGCCGGACGCCGGCGACGCCACCGCCGAGGCCGTCGGCTCCGGCCGCGGCGGGGCCACCGACGATCCACCCGGGCCGGACTGGGCCCGGGCGCTCGCCAACGACGCCGCCGCGACGGCCGCGACGGCCGACCGGCACCGAGACGAGACGGGGCAGCTCCGCGAGCAGGCCGAACGCGCGCTCGCCGCGACCCGTGAGGCGGTCCGCCGGGCCGAGGAGCGCGCTCGGCTGCTCGCCCGCCTCGCCGAGCTCGACGAGCAGGCGCCTCTGGTCGCTGAGCTCGCCACCGAGCTCGCCGCCGCGGCCCGGGCCGGCGCCGTCAGCCGCGCCATCACCGAGACCCTGCGCCGAGGTGCCGAGGCCACCCAGGCCGAGGGCACGCAGGCGCAGGCCCGGGCCGCGGCGGCCGCGGCGGCCGTCGCGGCGGGCGACGGGTCCGCGGGCGACCGGCCTCGGGTGAGGCCAGACGCCACCGCCGACGAGCTGGCGACCCTCGCCGCCGACGCCCACGCCGAGTCGGGCCGGCTGGAGCGGTTCGGCCTCGTGCTCGACGCCGCCCGCGACGACGAGACGCAGGCCGACCTGGCCGACCGCGAGGCGCTTGGGCACGCCCAGGCGGCCGCCATCCGGGAAACCGAGATCGCCACGACGCTGCCGGCCCGGCGCCGCGTGGCCCAGGGTCAGGCCGACGCCGCCAGGCGCGCGGCGCGGCTCGCGCCGGCGCTCGCCGAGCGGTCCCGCCAGCTGTCCGACCTGGCCGACGCGGTGCGCGAGCACCGGCGGGCGCTCGCCGAGTCGACCGACACGGCCGCGAGCGCCACCCAGGCCAGGACCCGCGCGATCGAGCTGCGCCAGCAACGCTTCGACGCGATCACCGCCGAGCTCGCCGCCGCGCTGGCGGACGACACGCCCTGCCCCGTGTGCGGCGCGCTCGACCATCCCGACCCGGCCGAGGTGCGCGCCGACCACGTCAGCAAGGACGCCGAGCAGGAAGCCGAGCAGGAGGCCAACCGGCGCGAGGCCGCGGCCGGAGCCGCACGAGACCGGGTCGCCGGGCTGACTGGCCGGGTCAGGACGCTGCGCGCGGCCGCGTTGCGCTCCCCCGCCGCACTCGCCGACGACGAGACCGACCGCACCGACGCGAGCACGGACGAGACCGCGACCGGCCGGCCCCATCAGGGCGTGGGCGAACCCGGCACGGCGGGAGCCGGCGAGCAGGGACCTGGCGAGGACCCCGCGGCGGCCGTCGCCGAGATGCTCGCCGACCTGCGCGGCACGTTGCTCGACGAGGCGGTGCTGCTGGCCGCCGACGACGCCCCTGCCGACGTGGCCGAACCGGACCGGACGGCCGGCGAGATCCACGCGGCCGCCCGGGCCTTCGCCGCGGCGGCGGCCCAGGCGGCCTCGGGCGCCCGTGATTTGGCCGAGGCCGAGGCCGATCTCGCTGCGCTCGTCGAGTCGCAGACCAGGGCCCATACGGATCTCGCCACCCATCGCGCCGAGGAGCGCGCGGCCGGGCTGCGGGCCGCGGCGGCGCGGGACCGGGCCGCCGCGGCGCGGGCGACGGTGCCGCCGGCATTGCGCGACCCGGCCCGGCTGGCGAGCCAGGTGGACGCGGTCGCGAGGTTCGCTCGGGCCTGCACCCACGCCGAGCAGGCTGTGCGGGCCGCCGCCCGGGCACACGACGAGCTCCGCCGCGCCGAGGCCGCGGCCACCGACGCGGCGACGGAGGCGGGTTTCGCGGACCCGGGCGCCGCGCTCGCCGCGGTCCGCGAGCCAGTTTGGCTGGCCGACGCGCAGGCCCGCGTCCAGGCGCACCACGACGAGCGGGTCGAGACCCGGTCGCGGCTGGCGGCCCCGGACCCGGCGACGACAGACCCAGCGACGACAGACCCGGCGGCGGGCGACCCGGCGGCGGCCGACGACCCGTCGGCTCACCTGGACAGGCACGAGCGCGCGGCCGCGGCGGCGCGGACCGCGCACGAGCAGGCCTGGGCGAGCGCCGCGACCGCGGCGCAACGCGCCCGCCGGCTTGCGGAGCTGGTCGACGAGTTCGCCCGCGCGCACGCGGCGCTCGCGCCCCGGCGGGCGGCGGCGGAACAGCTGCGCCAGCTGGCCGATCTCACGGCCGGGCGGGCGCCGGCCAACCAGCACGGGATGCCGCTGTCGAGCTATGTGCTGGCGGCCCGGCTGGAGGAGGTCGCGCAGGCGGCGAGCCGCCGGCTGGCGGCGATGAGCGGTGGGCGCTACACGCTCGTCCACGACACCGGCGAACGCCGCGACCGGCGCCGCAAGGCCGGCCTCGGGCTGCTCGTGGTGGATGCCTGGACGGGCCGGTCCCGCCCGACGGCGACCCTGTCCGGCGGCGAGACCTTCCAGGCCGCGCTGTCGCTCGCGCTCGGCCTCGCCGACGTCGTCAGCACCGAGGCCGGCGGCCACGCGATCGACACGTTGTTCGTCGACGAGGGCTTCGGCACGCTCGACCCGGACAGCCTCGACGAGGTCATGAACGTCCTCGACGAGCTGCGCGCGGGCGGCCGTCTGGTCGGCGTCGTCAGCCACGTCGCCGACCTGCGCCTGCGCATCCCGACGCAGATCCAGGTCCGTAAGGGTCCCAGTGGCAGCACGGTGGAGACCACGGCCTGA
- the rplU gene encoding 50S ribosomal protein L21, giving the protein MYAVVASGGKQHRVAVGDVVDVELLPGAPGAAVNLVPVLLIDGESVTTDKGALEAAEVTAEVVGVVKGPKIRIHKFKNKTGYHKRQGHRQKLTRLKVTGIETKKA; this is encoded by the coding sequence GTGTACGCGGTCGTTGCCAGCGGTGGCAAGCAGCACAGGGTCGCCGTCGGCGATGTGGTCGATGTCGAGCTTCTGCCGGGTGCGCCGGGTGCGGCCGTGAACCTGGTGCCGGTGCTTCTCATCGACGGCGAGTCGGTGACCACGGACAAGGGTGCCCTTGAGGCCGCCGAGGTCACCGCCGAGGTCGTCGGCGTCGTGAAGGGTCCGAAGATCCGGATCCACAAGTTCAAGAACAAGACCGGCTACCACAAGCGGCAGGGTCACCGTCAGAAGCTGACCCGGCTGAAGGTCACCGGCATCGAGACCAAGAAGGCCTGA
- a CDS encoding MMPL family transporter produces the protein MTSDLAAEERSGTAPPPPPATPSSGRRRPWFVYAFGLAALVVFLIAGGGFQFQGKLSQVQKNDQASYLPGSAESTKVQTESEKFQDIATIPGFIVYQRAGGLTGADKTKIAADRAKFGTVDGVAADQIGLPQFSKNDSVASTAVPLIGKHGDTAVNGDDLSKTEKAVIDVAKAGAPTGLVVHSAGAGGLLVAFIDAFGGLDGQLLLAAGLVVIIILLVVYRSPVLWFFPLFSAGLALGASSLVIYPLAKHGALTLTGQSQGILSVVVIGAGTDYALLLVSRYREELHNHRGRIDAMMAAWRGAAPAIAASGLTVILGLLCLSLGELNSNKSLGPVCAIGVACTVVMMLVFLPVFLVVVGRWVFWPRIPRFDNQADVATHGAWSRFATTIEKRSRLGWIGTAVLLLICVAFLPTLKTGGLSTLDTFTTQPDAIVGQKIYDANFDAGAGAPAVITARADKAGAVIAAVSKIPGVDTKPGSVCVEASYAKIGELVRSGAVTPAQLAASATCPPASVQVKPVDGRIVIDAAITDRYDTKQAETTVMNIRAAAHAVPGAEALVGGSTAVNHDVNAASRHDRDLVIPIVLLVILIVLGLLLRALVAPLLLILTVVLSFAAALGVSAVVFNHVLGFANADPAYPLFAFVFLVALGIDYNIFLMTRVREETLTHGTRAGITRGLSVTGGVITSAGVVLAATFAVLAVLPLVTLAEIGFTVAFGVLLDTIIVRSILVPSLSHEIGRRIWWPSKLARAAD, from the coding sequence ATGACCAGTGACCTGGCCGCGGAGGAACGCTCCGGGACCGCGCCGCCGCCCCCGCCCGCCACGCCCAGCTCCGGGCGTCGCCGGCCATGGTTCGTCTATGCGTTCGGGCTCGCCGCGCTCGTCGTCTTCCTGATCGCCGGCGGTGGCTTTCAGTTCCAAGGAAAGCTCAGTCAGGTCCAGAAGAACGACCAGGCCTCCTACCTGCCGGGATCCGCGGAGTCGACCAAGGTCCAAACGGAATCTGAGAAGTTCCAGGACATCGCGACGATCCCCGGCTTCATCGTCTACCAGCGGGCCGGCGGTCTGACCGGCGCGGACAAGACGAAGATCGCCGCTGACCGCGCCAAGTTCGGCACGGTCGACGGAGTTGCAGCCGACCAGATCGGGCTGCCGCAGTTCTCCAAGAACGACTCGGTCGCCTCCACAGCCGTCCCGCTCATCGGCAAACACGGCGACACCGCGGTCAACGGCGACGACCTCAGCAAGACCGAGAAGGCCGTCATCGACGTCGCCAAGGCGGGCGCGCCGACCGGCCTCGTGGTCCACAGCGCGGGCGCGGGTGGTCTGCTGGTCGCGTTCATCGACGCGTTCGGCGGCCTCGACGGCCAGCTGCTGCTCGCCGCGGGACTGGTCGTCATCATCATCCTGCTGGTCGTCTACCGCAGCCCGGTGCTCTGGTTCTTCCCGCTGTTCAGCGCGGGGCTCGCGCTCGGCGCGTCCTCGCTGGTCATCTACCCGCTGGCCAAGCACGGCGCACTGACCCTCACCGGCCAGAGCCAGGGCATCCTGTCGGTCGTCGTGATCGGCGCCGGTACGGACTACGCACTCCTGCTGGTCAGCCGATATCGCGAGGAGCTGCACAACCATCGCGGCCGGATCGACGCGATGATGGCCGCCTGGCGCGGGGCCGCCCCGGCGATCGCCGCGTCCGGCCTGACCGTCATCCTCGGCCTGCTCTGCCTCAGCCTCGGCGAGCTGAACTCGAACAAGAGCCTCGGGCCGGTCTGCGCGATCGGTGTCGCCTGCACCGTCGTGATGATGCTGGTCTTCCTGCCAGTATTCCTCGTGGTGGTCGGCCGGTGGGTGTTCTGGCCCCGGATCCCGCGGTTCGACAACCAGGCCGACGTCGCCACCCACGGCGCCTGGTCGCGTTTCGCCACGACCATCGAGAAGCGCTCCCGCCTCGGCTGGATCGGCACCGCCGTGCTGCTGCTGATCTGCGTGGCGTTCCTGCCGACGCTGAAGACCGGCGGTCTCTCGACGCTGGACACCTTCACCACCCAGCCGGACGCGATCGTCGGCCAGAAGATCTACGACGCCAACTTCGACGCGGGCGCCGGAGCCCCGGCCGTGATCACCGCGAGGGCCGACAAGGCCGGCGCCGTGATCGCCGCGGTCTCGAAGATCCCCGGCGTCGACACGAAGCCGGGCTCGGTGTGCGTGGAGGCGAGCTACGCCAAGATAGGTGAGCTGGTCCGTTCCGGGGCCGTCACTCCGGCGCAGCTCGCGGCCAGCGCGACCTGCCCACCCGCCTCGGTCCAGGTCAAACCGGTCGACGGCCGGATCGTGATCGACGCGGCGATCACCGACCGGTACGACACCAAGCAGGCCGAGACGACCGTCATGAACATCCGGGCGGCGGCGCATGCGGTCCCCGGCGCGGAAGCCCTGGTCGGCGGCTCGACGGCGGTCAACCATGACGTCAACGCGGCGTCCCGGCACGACCGCGACCTGGTGATCCCGATCGTGCTTCTGGTGATCCTGATCGTCCTGGGGCTGCTGCTGCGGGCGCTCGTCGCGCCGCTCCTGCTGATCCTGACGGTGGTGCTGTCGTTCGCCGCGGCGCTCGGCGTCTCGGCGGTCGTGTTCAACCACGTGCTCGGCTTCGCCAACGCGGATCCGGCCTATCCACTGTTCGCCTTCGTCTTCCTGGTGGCACTTGGGATCGACTACAACATCTTCCTGATGACCCGGGTGCGGGAGGAGACGCTCACCCATGGCACCAGGGCCGGCATCACCCGCGGCCTGTCCGTCACCGGCGGTGTGATCACCTCGGCGGGCGTGGTGCTGGCCGCGACGTTCGCGGTGCTGGCGGTGCTGCCGCTGGTCACGCTGGCGGAGATCGGCTTCACGGTCGCCTTCGGCGTGCTCCTGGACACGATCATCGTGCGGTCGATCCTTGTCCCGTCGTTGTCGCACGAGATCGGCAGGCGGATCTGGTGGCCGTCGAAGCTGGCCAGGGCCGCCGACTGA